A single Leguminivora glycinivorella isolate SPB_JAAS2020 chromosome 25, LegGlyc_1.1, whole genome shotgun sequence DNA region contains:
- the LOC125239337 gene encoding MIP18 family protein galla-2, whose amino-acid sequence MTKVADNLNPHVYEKGSERQITSTDHDEDVVDEIDEREIFDIIRNINDPEHPLTLEDLRVLEEKNITVNNKENTVHVNFTPTIPHCSMATLIGLSIRVQLLRALPSRFKVTVTVTEGTHASEHAVNKQLADKERVAAALENNNLVQIINQCVSPLSL is encoded by the exons ATGACGAAAGTCGCCGATAATCTCAATCCTCACGTATACGAGAAAGGTTCGGAGCGTCAGATAACTTCCACGGACCACGACGAGGATGTCGTCGACGAGATAGATGAGCGGGAAATCTTCGATATCATTCGAAACATCAACGACCCTGAACATCCCTTGACGCTGGAGGATCTAAGGGTGTTGGAGGAGAAAAATATTACTGTAAATAATAAGGAGAACACTGTGCACGTTAATTTTACGCCCACGATACCTCACTGCAGTATGGCTACACTCATAG GCCTGTCAATACGAGTCCAGCTACTCCGAGCACTCCCGAGCAGgttcaaagtgacagtcactgTCACGGAGGGAACACATGCCTCCGAGCATGCGGTGAACAAGCAGCTAGCCGACAAGGAACGCGTTGCCGCTGCACTGGAGAATAACAACCTAGTGCAGATTATTAATCAATGTGTCTCGCCTTTGTCATTGTAG